The Corallococcus exiguus genome has a segment encoding these proteins:
- a CDS encoding methyltransferase, producing the protein MTSPTVHPAQLIVDLGFGFIVSGALATAAELGVADHLEQGPKSAARLAEDVGADAASLYRVLRLLASAGVFSEDGDGNFALTPASDLLRTQAPGSLRSAVLMLTQDIFWAPTGALTQTVRTGKNAFERIFGKPFFDHLASNAAAGATFHRGMSSLSDLENGAIARSHDFSACRQVVDVGGGHGGFLIEVLRSSPSVRGVLFDHQHVLDEARIASEGLSERCELVAGDFFQTVPSGADAYVLKRILHDWSDEVCVDILRHCRRAMAEGGRVLVVDTVIPPGSAPHGGKVLDVMMLASLPGRERTEEDFRKLFAQAGLRLSRVIPTPAALSIVEAVAG; encoded by the coding sequence ATGACCTCACCGACCGTCCATCCGGCGCAGCTCATCGTCGACCTTGGCTTTGGTTTCATCGTCTCCGGCGCGCTGGCCACGGCAGCGGAGCTGGGGGTGGCGGACCACCTGGAGCAGGGCCCGAAGAGCGCGGCCCGGCTCGCGGAAGACGTGGGCGCGGATGCGGCGTCGCTGTACCGGGTGCTGCGGCTGCTGGCGAGCGCTGGCGTGTTCTCCGAGGACGGTGATGGCAACTTCGCGCTCACCCCCGCGTCCGACCTGCTGCGCACCCAGGCCCCCGGCTCCCTGCGCAGCGCGGTGTTGATGCTCACGCAGGACATCTTCTGGGCACCGACCGGCGCGCTCACGCAGACGGTGCGGACCGGGAAGAACGCCTTCGAGCGCATCTTTGGCAAGCCCTTCTTCGACCACCTCGCCAGCAACGCGGCGGCGGGTGCCACCTTCCACCGGGGCATGTCCAGCCTGTCCGACCTGGAGAACGGCGCCATCGCCCGAAGCCATGACTTCAGCGCCTGCCGCCAGGTGGTGGACGTGGGTGGAGGCCACGGCGGCTTCCTCATCGAAGTGCTTCGCTCCTCGCCGTCAGTCCGGGGCGTGCTCTTCGACCACCAGCACGTCCTGGACGAGGCACGCATCGCCTCGGAGGGGCTCTCCGAGCGCTGCGAGCTGGTGGCAGGAGACTTCTTCCAGACGGTGCCTTCCGGCGCGGACGCGTATGTCCTCAAGCGCATCCTCCACGACTGGAGCGATGAGGTGTGCGTGGACATCCTGCGCCACTGCCGCCGCGCGATGGCCGAGGGCGGCCGGGTGCTGGTCGTGGACACGGTCATTCCACCGGGGAGCGCGCCGCACGGGGGCAAGGTGCTCGACGTGATGATGCTGGCCTCTCTCCCGGGCCGGGAGCGCACCGAGGAGGACTTCCGCAAGCTCTTCGCCCAGGCGGGCCTGCGCCTCTCGCGCGTCATCCCCACGCCCGCCGCGCTCAGCATCGTGGAGGCCGTGGCGGGGTAG
- a CDS encoding methyltransferase — MENMPGESPSPTQQLHLAITSYWRTQVIGTVARLGIADLLEEGARDSDSLATQLGVHPDALFRLMRAGLATGIFVAFAERTFALTPMGEGLCSNVPGSLRELAIIQASPSHWLPWGRLPEAIRTGKSPIEAALGSDIWAHFAKNPDEAEHFARSMGDWSEMVASQVARHVDFSPFARVADIGGSHGDLLAQVLRAHPSCRGILFELPQVAESAKPVLESRGIASRVDVVTGNFFEPGIPAAEAYLLKHILHDWEDDACSTLLRRLHEAAPSSSRLFVVEMVIPDNRTPDIIHLMDLNMLVVANGRERTYNEFQALLSATGWKVQRLIPTQSGTSILDVVKA; from the coding sequence ATGGAAAACATGCCTGGCGAGAGTCCGTCCCCCACGCAGCAGCTCCACCTGGCCATCACCAGCTACTGGCGCACCCAGGTCATTGGCACCGTGGCCCGCCTGGGAATCGCGGACCTGCTCGAGGAAGGGGCCCGCGACAGTGATTCGCTGGCGACCCAGCTGGGCGTCCACCCAGACGCCTTGTTCCGGCTGATGCGCGCCGGCCTCGCCACGGGCATCTTCGTGGCCTTCGCCGAGCGGACCTTCGCCCTGACGCCGATGGGCGAGGGGCTGTGCTCGAACGTCCCGGGCTCACTGAGGGAGCTGGCCATCATCCAGGCCAGCCCGTCGCATTGGCTGCCCTGGGGGCGCCTCCCCGAGGCGATTCGCACCGGGAAGTCTCCCATCGAGGCCGCGCTGGGCTCCGACATCTGGGCCCACTTCGCCAAGAACCCCGACGAGGCGGAGCACTTCGCCCGGTCCATGGGGGACTGGTCCGAGATGGTCGCCAGCCAGGTGGCCCGGCACGTCGACTTCTCCCCCTTCGCCCGCGTGGCGGACATTGGAGGCAGCCACGGAGACCTCCTGGCGCAGGTGCTGCGCGCCCATCCCTCCTGCCGGGGCATCCTCTTCGAGCTGCCCCAGGTCGCCGAAAGCGCGAAGCCCGTCCTGGAGTCCCGGGGCATCGCCAGCCGGGTGGACGTGGTGACCGGGAACTTCTTCGAGCCCGGCATTCCGGCAGCCGAGGCCTACCTGCTCAAGCACATCCTCCACGACTGGGAGGATGACGCCTGCTCCACCCTCCTGCGCCGGCTCCATGAGGCCGCTCCCTCCTCGTCCCGGCTCTTCGTGGTGGAGATGGTGATTCCGGACAACCGGACGCCCGACATCATCCACCTGATGGACCTCAACATGCTGGTGGTCGCCAACGGGCGCGAGCGCACCTACAACGAGTTCCAGGCACTGCTCAGCGCGACCGGCTGGAAGGTCCAGCGCCTCATCCCCACCCAGAGCGGGACCAGCATCCTCGATGTGGTGAAGGCCTGA
- a CDS encoding ATP synthase subunit B family protein, whose protein sequence is MGIQSTTAASTFRAPTSPGTGPTAVPSRPATPAPVQRAPLSYTSRDSFAAAPTSRGPNLTGTAPAAPLAEAPTSSSLVMRAISTGGVQKAPQAGGVSIPFRIKLTGLSAQQRKELTPGELLVQFAMQYNRVDRTRAEAMVAAKEVGWTNGTPEITDAIRNGAFYEINVTDTSLKPLSPKDEKAVDGLLNGLPPGDKKRLKSEANKEFESRTNGIYRGTPQDKAYLKNIEGDLLAKELFKNVPPHVRDILFKEGAPAPKDYASALRAAEALSKLSPLELADYLSKTTGTTSDWAALDKSIDSYRADRAERLQGLEALDGYSKRLEGTAALYEELKAYDYRTNNPPALAAEDSNELTQHLNKLDGMRANLASELQRHGISSIEEFRGLLSDYRTSFEKETVSVAKELMARTDHSLYELQNKYQDPAVAQDLYQRLAKAREYEAKVVEAETTAATLKQGAVDSPRLQPPQLLRQAEEARNEARSFRAQAREEANRIARDHPLLRDEKLDLRTLVQARPEGIQALIQKHLAARRQDIQKTRSNIEQDPSLIYGFDVLMKSSKQLQGIQPGSVQDLVINDRGAEIQRKEQLIDLGLSAMGLAVGLIPGGAAVLPIILAGGIGAAQVVRKAQDYMVQDAAHGAGLLKDDPSMAEVVMAVVETGFDLAAAGPLLDAVKAFRMSKAKDLGKLEKELKTLPDVSDALAGRIVDVERRGLSQAATQGTKSVDTAVTDLRKVMRAYANEEVDGAALRAAYLRSVEDAGGDARVRATLGKLKDSVLREAFGSPEALLAAAASKDPKQVEALLSLLERQVGRDSADVVMSNAVRDVAGKAKVGVGRVVTDPKEIQRLFREKFGGNEAVFYRGIRVQEGAQLQGTYKGAQGGQMLSDSKSAALTYANQAPGLKAGRDQATKRIVIEVRIRPEDILQDPYGTMEHVILKPGVDLTKLPGYRQLTPEEIANLK, encoded by the coding sequence ATGGGGATTCAAAGCACCACCGCCGCCAGCACCTTCCGCGCTCCGACGTCGCCGGGGACGGGGCCCACGGCGGTTCCCAGCCGTCCGGCCACTCCCGCGCCCGTGCAACGGGCCCCGCTCTCCTACACGAGCCGGGACAGCTTCGCCGCCGCGCCCACGTCGCGAGGCCCCAACCTCACGGGAACGGCTCCCGCCGCTCCACTCGCGGAAGCCCCGACGTCGTCGTCCCTGGTCATGCGCGCCATCAGCACCGGCGGCGTCCAGAAGGCGCCCCAGGCCGGCGGTGTCTCCATTCCGTTCCGCATCAAGCTGACCGGCCTGTCCGCCCAGCAGCGCAAGGAACTCACGCCCGGGGAGCTGCTCGTCCAGTTCGCCATGCAGTACAACCGCGTGGACCGGACGCGCGCCGAGGCCATGGTGGCCGCCAAGGAGGTGGGCTGGACCAACGGCACGCCTGAGATCACGGACGCCATTCGCAACGGAGCCTTCTACGAGATCAACGTCACGGACACTTCGCTCAAGCCCTTGAGTCCGAAGGACGAGAAGGCCGTGGACGGGCTGCTCAATGGTCTGCCGCCGGGCGACAAGAAGCGCCTCAAGAGCGAGGCCAACAAAGAGTTCGAGTCGCGCACGAACGGCATCTACCGAGGCACGCCCCAGGACAAGGCCTACCTGAAGAACATCGAGGGAGACCTGCTCGCGAAGGAGCTCTTCAAGAACGTGCCTCCGCACGTGCGCGACATCCTCTTCAAGGAGGGCGCACCGGCGCCCAAGGACTATGCGTCCGCCCTGCGTGCCGCGGAGGCGCTGTCGAAGCTGTCCCCGCTGGAACTGGCGGACTACCTGAGCAAGACCACCGGCACCACGTCGGACTGGGCCGCGTTGGACAAGTCCATCGACTCCTACCGGGCCGACCGCGCGGAGCGGCTCCAGGGGTTGGAGGCGCTCGATGGCTACTCGAAGCGGCTCGAAGGGACCGCCGCCCTCTACGAGGAGCTCAAGGCGTACGACTACCGGACGAACAACCCTCCGGCCCTGGCGGCGGAGGACTCCAACGAGCTGACCCAGCATCTGAACAAGCTGGATGGGATGAGGGCCAACCTCGCCTCGGAGCTGCAGCGGCACGGCATCTCCAGCATCGAGGAGTTCCGGGGCCTGCTGAGTGACTACCGGACCTCCTTCGAGAAGGAGACCGTGTCGGTGGCGAAGGAGCTGATGGCCCGGACCGACCACTCGCTCTACGAATTGCAGAACAAGTACCAGGACCCGGCCGTGGCCCAGGACCTCTACCAGCGCCTGGCGAAGGCGCGCGAGTACGAGGCCAAGGTCGTCGAGGCTGAAACCACGGCGGCCACCCTGAAGCAGGGCGCCGTGGACTCGCCGCGCCTGCAACCGCCGCAGCTCCTCCGGCAGGCCGAGGAGGCCAGGAACGAGGCACGGTCCTTCCGCGCCCAGGCGCGCGAGGAGGCGAACCGGATCGCCCGAGACCACCCGCTCCTGCGCGACGAGAAGCTGGACCTGCGCACGCTGGTGCAGGCCCGTCCGGAGGGCATCCAGGCCCTCATCCAGAAGCACCTCGCGGCGCGCCGGCAGGACATCCAGAAGACGCGGAGCAACATCGAGCAGGACCCCAGCCTCATCTACGGCTTCGACGTGCTGATGAAGTCCTCCAAGCAGCTCCAGGGCATCCAGCCCGGCTCCGTGCAGGACCTGGTCATCAACGACCGGGGCGCGGAGATCCAGCGCAAGGAGCAGCTCATCGACCTGGGCCTGTCCGCGATGGGGCTCGCCGTCGGACTCATCCCCGGGGGCGCGGCGGTGCTGCCCATCATCCTGGCGGGTGGCATTGGCGCCGCGCAGGTGGTCCGCAAGGCGCAGGACTACATGGTGCAGGACGCGGCCCACGGGGCGGGCCTCTTGAAGGATGATCCGTCCATGGCCGAGGTGGTGATGGCCGTGGTGGAGACAGGCTTCGACCTGGCCGCCGCGGGCCCGCTCCTGGACGCCGTGAAGGCCTTCCGCATGTCCAAGGCGAAGGACCTGGGGAAGTTGGAGAAGGAGCTGAAGACTCTGCCCGACGTGAGCGATGCGCTGGCCGGGCGCATCGTGGACGTCGAGCGCCGGGGCCTGTCCCAGGCCGCGACCCAGGGCACGAAGAGCGTCGACACCGCCGTGACGGACCTGCGCAAGGTGATGCGCGCGTACGCCAACGAAGAGGTGGACGGCGCGGCCCTGCGCGCGGCCTACCTGCGCTCGGTGGAGGACGCCGGAGGTGATGCCCGGGTGCGCGCGACGCTGGGGAAGTTGAAGGACTCCGTGCTCCGCGAGGCCTTCGGCTCCCCGGAGGCGTTGCTCGCCGCGGCGGCGTCCAAGGACCCGAAGCAGGTCGAAGCGCTGCTGTCGCTGCTGGAGCGGCAGGTGGGGCGGGACTCGGCGGACGTCGTCATGTCCAACGCGGTCCGCGACGTGGCGGGCAAGGCGAAGGTCGGTGTCGGCCGGGTGGTAACGGATCCCAAGGAGATCCAGCGGCTCTTCCGCGAGAAGTTCGGCGGCAACGAAGCCGTCTTCTACCGGGGCATCCGCGTCCAGGAGGGCGCACAGCTCCAGGGCACGTACAAGGGGGCCCAGGGTGGGCAGATGCTCAGCGACAGCAAGAGCGCGGCGCTGACGTACGCGAACCAGGCGCCGGGCCTCAAGGCGGGCCGCGACCAGGCGACGAAGCGCATCGTCATCGAGGTCCGCATCCGCCCCGAGGACATCCTCCAGGACCCGTACGGGACGATGGAGCACGTCATCCTCAAGCCCGGCGTGGACCTCACGAAGTTGCCGGGCTACCGGCAGCTCACCCCGGAGGAGATCGCCAACCTGAAGTAG
- a CDS encoding class I SAM-dependent methyltransferase, protein MSAQYDDIGVKVADWDVLPVRSEYIEGHTFFKALGSVKGQSVLDLACGDGLYTRQFQARGAQRVAGVDISEEMIRAARQHEAAQPLGIEYHVSDVADMAPLGVFDCVTAVYLLHYANSPEHLLRMCRNIHAHLKPGGRFVTYTFNPGFSAKGPNSTRYGITMLDFPESPREGQGISAQLHTKTPFTIHFSHWSRDTYESALREAGFQHLTWMRPECSPEGIARYGQEFWQDYLDNPHAVALRCER, encoded by the coding sequence ATGTCGGCGCAATACGATGACATTGGCGTGAAGGTGGCGGACTGGGATGTCCTCCCGGTGCGTTCGGAGTACATCGAAGGTCACACCTTCTTCAAAGCGCTCGGCTCCGTGAAGGGGCAGTCCGTCCTGGACCTGGCCTGTGGTGACGGGCTGTACACGCGGCAGTTCCAGGCGCGGGGAGCTCAGCGGGTGGCCGGCGTGGACATCTCGGAGGAGATGATTCGCGCAGCCCGGCAGCACGAAGCAGCCCAGCCCCTGGGAATCGAGTACCACGTGTCGGACGTGGCGGACATGGCGCCGCTGGGTGTCTTTGATTGCGTGACGGCCGTCTATCTCCTGCACTATGCGAACTCGCCCGAACACCTGCTGCGCATGTGCCGGAACATCCACGCCCACCTGAAGCCCGGGGGCCGCTTCGTCACCTACACCTTCAACCCCGGGTTCAGCGCGAAGGGGCCCAACAGCACGCGCTATGGCATCACGATGTTGGACTTCCCGGAGTCACCCAGGGAAGGGCAGGGCATCTCCGCGCAGTTGCACACGAAGACGCCCTTCACCATCCACTTCTCCCACTGGAGCCGGGACACGTACGAAAGCGCGCTGCGCGAGGCGGGCTTTCAACACCTCACCTGGATGCGCCCGGAATGCTCCCCCGAGGGCATTGCCCGGTACGGCCAGGAGTTCTGGCAGGACTATCTGGACAATCCGCACGCGGTCGCGCTGCGCTGCGAGCGTTGA
- a CDS encoding OmpA family protein gives MKLKALCIAVSLLAVPGVATAQGALDSLKKAAGDAGKSTVEKRVNTKLTDEGRKNQCSFKTGTAELAPGCDAKLKKLTNALVDAKKQLVAAGVKSYKFEVSGHTDSTGDAAKNKALSEQRAEAIVKELVARGIPRGEITAVGFGSERMLVKPDNTEAKKAQNRRYELQVRL, from the coding sequence ATGAAGCTCAAGGCGCTCTGCATCGCCGTATCGCTGCTGGCCGTCCCGGGCGTGGCCACCGCGCAAGGCGCGCTGGATTCGCTCAAGAAGGCCGCGGGCGACGCCGGCAAGTCCACCGTGGAGAAGCGCGTCAACACGAAGCTCACGGACGAGGGCCGCAAGAACCAGTGCAGCTTCAAGACGGGCACCGCCGAGTTGGCCCCCGGCTGCGACGCGAAGCTCAAGAAGCTCACCAACGCCCTCGTGGACGCGAAGAAGCAGCTCGTGGCCGCCGGTGTCAAAAGCTACAAGTTCGAGGTCTCCGGTCACACCGACTCGACGGGTGACGCCGCGAAGAACAAGGCGCTCAGCGAGCAGCGCGCGGAGGCCATCGTCAAGGAGCTCGTCGCGCGAGGCATCCCCCGCGGCGAAATCACCGCCGTGGGCTTCGGCTCTGAGCGCATGCTGGTGAAGCCGGACAACACCGAGGCGAAGAAGGCGCAGAACCGCCGCTACGAGCTCCAGGTCCGGCTGTAA
- a CDS encoding LVIVD repeat-containing protein, whose protein sequence is MALESPALRAVILGCALLSSSCSETSEPPPPPPEDPWDGSYTPLVDPSDWVDRGEYAPCAFTPPPGTVADCDDPSLFDLSKCDTASLATLEPHGIYQVDMRHASGFADFAGIRVPEDGGTATMNYLPTMRSAPVTRQQLQGGFRFSAQYTFRDTVRNLVFAGCGVTGPGLVTGCFARCTDGKVATSGTFEAARMTWARGEAESSGGLRLLSETHVQAVRPVDVYVHRGHAYVVSIDDPLTQAPGGLAVIDVRDPSHPVIKKQITLPGDSYWNAAWAKDDALYIASKSSGVIVFDISHPADPTFVRSVPGRGPIDVHTMFVDGNRLYAVSPGPAPTGETLIFDISTPLQPVLLNRFTAADTESAVPSAHDSFAYQDRLYVNHFSAGYVVFDVKDPMSPLELGHYTFETDNSFSTSHASAVGTFAGKTVAFEGGEYQGAHLRVLDVTDPTNIQLMGRFKLRPQTSIHNMILRGTRLYIAWYQEGLRVLDVSVPPQPREIAHFNTFRESDIHRGDDLLEGAIGIRVPGDGHVYVVDTARGLLIFNEP, encoded by the coding sequence ATGGCCCTCGAGTCCCCTGCCCTGCGCGCAGTCATCCTCGGTTGTGCCCTGCTGTCGTCCTCCTGCTCCGAAACATCCGAGCCCCCGCCGCCTCCTCCCGAGGACCCCTGGGACGGGAGCTATACGCCCCTGGTCGATCCGTCGGACTGGGTCGACCGGGGCGAGTACGCGCCCTGCGCGTTCACACCGCCCCCGGGGACCGTCGCCGACTGCGACGACCCGTCCCTCTTCGACCTGTCGAAGTGTGACACCGCCTCGCTCGCCACCCTGGAACCGCATGGCATCTACCAGGTGGACATGCGCCACGCCTCGGGCTTCGCGGACTTCGCCGGCATCCGGGTCCCCGAGGATGGCGGCACCGCGACGATGAACTACCTCCCGACGATGCGGAGCGCTCCCGTCACCCGGCAGCAACTCCAGGGAGGCTTCCGCTTCTCCGCGCAGTACACCTTCCGGGACACCGTCCGGAACCTGGTCTTCGCGGGCTGCGGTGTCACCGGGCCCGGACTGGTGACGGGCTGCTTCGCCCGCTGCACCGATGGCAAGGTCGCCACCTCCGGCACCTTCGAAGCCGCGCGGATGACCTGGGCGCGGGGCGAGGCTGAATCCTCGGGAGGGTTGCGACTCCTCTCCGAGACCCATGTCCAGGCGGTGCGCCCGGTGGATGTGTATGTCCACCGGGGCCACGCCTACGTCGTCTCCATTGACGACCCGCTCACGCAGGCCCCGGGAGGGCTCGCGGTGATCGACGTCCGTGACCCGAGTCACCCCGTCATCAAGAAGCAGATCACCCTCCCGGGAGACTCGTACTGGAACGCAGCCTGGGCCAAGGACGACGCGCTCTACATCGCCAGCAAGAGCTCGGGCGTCATCGTCTTCGATATCAGCCATCCCGCGGACCCGACCTTCGTGCGCAGCGTGCCCGGCCGCGGACCCATCGACGTCCACACGATGTTCGTGGATGGCAACCGGCTCTACGCCGTGTCGCCGGGCCCCGCCCCCACCGGCGAGACGCTCATCTTCGACATCTCCACGCCGCTTCAACCCGTCCTGCTCAATCGCTTCACCGCCGCCGACACGGAGTCCGCGGTTCCCTCGGCGCATGACTCCTTCGCCTACCAGGATCGGCTCTACGTCAACCACTTCAGCGCGGGCTACGTCGTCTTCGACGTGAAGGACCCGATGAGCCCGCTGGAACTGGGCCACTACACGTTCGAGACCGACAACAGCTTCTCGACGAGTCACGCGAGCGCGGTGGGCACCTTCGCGGGGAAGACCGTCGCATTCGAGGGAGGCGAGTACCAGGGCGCCCACCTGCGCGTGCTGGACGTCACGGACCCCACGAACATCCAGCTCATGGGGCGCTTCAAGCTGCGGCCGCAGACCTCCATCCACAACATGATCCTCAGGGGCACGCGGCTCTACATCGCCTGGTACCAGGAGGGACTGCGCGTGCTGGACGTCTCCGTTCCCCCACAGCCGCGTGAAATCGCTCATTTCAACACGTTCCGTGAGTCCGACATTCACCGGGGTGATGACCTGCTCGAAGGAGCCATTGGCATCCGCGTTCCCGGAGACGGCCACGTGTATGTCGTGGACACCGCAAGGGGACTGCTCATCTTCAACGAGCCCTGA
- a CDS encoding ArsR/SmtB family transcription factor → MHAFDVLGDPVRRRILELLAEGEHASGEVVDVIQREFGITQSAVSQHLKVLRDNGFATVRVDGARRLYAVDAAPLAEVDAWLDRFRAFWTPKLDALATEVARGKKKRGE, encoded by the coding sequence ATGCACGCCTTCGACGTCCTCGGCGATCCGGTCCGCCGCCGCATCCTGGAGCTGCTCGCGGAAGGCGAGCACGCTTCGGGCGAGGTCGTGGACGTGATCCAGCGTGAGTTCGGCATCACGCAGTCCGCTGTCTCGCAGCACCTGAAGGTCCTGCGGGACAACGGCTTCGCGACGGTGCGGGTGGATGGCGCCCGGCGTCTGTACGCCGTGGACGCCGCGCCGCTGGCGGAGGTGGACGCCTGGTTGGACCGCTTCCGTGCGTTCTGGACGCCGAAGCTGGACGCCCTGGCTACAGAAGTCGCGCGGGGAAAGAAAAAGAGGGGCGAGTAG
- a CDS encoding crotonase/enoyl-CoA hydratase family protein produces MDGTYKSLRIGKADGIAELVLTGPGKGNAMGPDFWREMPEALRALDADDDVRVLLVRGEGQNFTYGLDLMGMMESLGPLLTGESNLALERSRLLKLIGEMQQATEGMARCRKPVIAAVHGWCIGGGMDLIAACDFRYCSQEAKFSLREVKVGIVADLGALQRLPRIIGEGNTRELAYTGGDVDAARALRMGLVNEVFPSPEALLTEARATARRIADNPPLVVQGAKQVMEYCADKSIADGLRYVAVWNSAFLQSLDLTEAFSAFAERRPPKFQGR; encoded by the coding sequence ATGGACGGCACGTACAAGTCACTGCGCATCGGGAAGGCCGACGGCATCGCCGAGCTGGTGCTCACCGGCCCGGGCAAGGGCAACGCCATGGGCCCCGACTTCTGGCGGGAGATGCCCGAGGCGCTCCGAGCGCTGGACGCCGACGACGACGTGCGCGTGCTGCTGGTGCGCGGTGAGGGGCAGAACTTCACCTACGGCCTGGACCTGATGGGGATGATGGAGTCCCTGGGGCCGCTGCTCACCGGCGAGAGCAACCTGGCGCTGGAGCGCAGTCGGCTGCTCAAGCTGATTGGGGAGATGCAGCAGGCCACGGAGGGAATGGCCCGGTGCAGGAAGCCCGTCATCGCCGCGGTGCATGGCTGGTGCATTGGCGGTGGCATGGACCTCATCGCGGCGTGTGACTTCCGGTACTGCTCGCAGGAGGCGAAGTTCTCCCTGCGAGAGGTGAAGGTCGGCATCGTCGCGGACCTGGGCGCTCTGCAACGGTTGCCGCGCATCATCGGCGAGGGGAACACGCGGGAGTTGGCCTACACCGGCGGTGACGTGGACGCGGCACGCGCGCTGCGCATGGGCCTGGTCAACGAGGTCTTCCCCTCCCCCGAGGCCCTGCTCACGGAGGCGCGGGCGACGGCGAGGCGCATCGCGGACAACCCGCCGCTCGTGGTCCAAGGCGCCAAGCAGGTGATGGAGTACTGCGCGGACAAGTCCATCGCGGACGGGCTGCGCTACGTGGCGGTGTGGAACTCGGCGTTCCTCCAGTCACTGGATTTGACGGAGGCCTTCTCCGCCTTCGCCGAGCGCCGTCCACCCAAGTTCCAGGGACGCTGA
- a CDS encoding methyltransferase: MKTMTSENPSPTQQLFAAINGHWITQVIGTVARLGIADLLAGGARDSDSLAAQLGLHPGALFRLMRGGITAGLFTAASERTFALTPMGEGLRADVPGSLRAVAIMQSDKSHWLPWGLLTEAVRTGRAPVQAALGCDIWEHFARNPDEAEHFAQAMGNLSGLVGSELTHHIDFAPFARVADIGGSHGDLLSQVLRAHPSCQGILFDLPKVAEGAKAALESRGLASRVDVVTGSFFEPGIPAAEAYLLKHILHDWEDDASITLLRRIHEAAPSGARLFVLEMVIPDNRNPDPSHLMDLNMLVLADGRERTRDEFQALFTATSWKVERILPTRSGASIIETVKA, encoded by the coding sequence ATGAAGACCATGACCAGCGAGAATCCGTCTCCCACGCAGCAGCTCTTCGCGGCAATCAATGGCCATTGGATCACCCAGGTCATCGGCACCGTGGCCCGCCTGGGGATCGCGGACCTGCTCGCGGGAGGAGCCCGCGACAGTGATTCGCTGGCGGCGCAGCTGGGCCTCCACCCGGGCGCCTTGTTCCGGCTGATGCGAGGCGGCATCACCGCCGGCCTCTTCACGGCCGCCTCCGAACGGACCTTTGCCCTGACGCCGATGGGAGAAGGGCTGCGCGCGGACGTCCCTGGCTCGCTGCGGGCGGTGGCCATCATGCAGAGCGACAAGTCCCACTGGTTGCCCTGGGGGCTCCTCACCGAGGCGGTGCGCACCGGCAGGGCCCCGGTGCAGGCCGCGCTGGGCTGCGACATCTGGGAGCACTTCGCACGGAATCCCGACGAGGCGGAGCACTTCGCCCAGGCCATGGGAAATCTGTCCGGCCTGGTGGGCAGCGAACTGACACACCACATCGACTTCGCCCCCTTCGCCCGGGTGGCGGACATTGGAGGCAGCCACGGCGATCTGCTCTCGCAGGTGCTGCGCGCCCATCCCTCCTGCCAGGGCATCCTCTTCGACCTGCCCAAGGTCGCCGAGGGCGCGAAGGCGGCGCTGGAGTCCCGGGGCCTCGCCAGCCGGGTGGACGTGGTGACCGGGAGCTTCTTCGAGCCCGGCATCCCCGCGGCCGAAGCCTATCTGCTCAAACACATCCTCCATGACTGGGAGGATGACGCCTCCATCACCCTCCTGCGCCGCATCCACGAGGCAGCACCCTCCGGGGCACGGCTCTTCGTGCTGGAGATGGTGATTCCGGACAACCGGAATCCAGACCCCAGCCACTTGATGGACCTCAACATGCTGGTGCTCGCCGACGGGCGCGAGCGCACCCGGGACGAGTTCCAGGCGCTGTTCACCGCCACGTCCTGGAAGGTGGAGCGCATCCTGCCCACCCGGAGCGGGGCCAGCATCATCGAGACGGTGAAGGCCTGA